Proteins co-encoded in one Candidatus Manganitrophaceae bacterium genomic window:
- a CDS encoding slipin family protein, producing the protein MMLTFPLVVLILIVLFILFNGIRILKEYERAVIFRLGRYVKEGAFYGGNGPGLIVLIPIIDKMERVSLRTVTMDVPSQDIITRDNVSVKVNAVLYFRVIAPERAILEVENYLYATSQISQTTLRSVLGQSQLDELLSKREEINVQLQQIIDQQTEPWGVKVTAVEVKNVDLPQEMLRAIARQAEAERERRAKVIHAEGEFQAAQKLADAARIIGTEPATLQLRYLQTLTEIAAEKNSTILFPLPIDMISAFLKKS; encoded by the coding sequence ATGATGTTGACATTCCCATTGGTCGTGTTGATTCTGATTGTGCTCTTTATTCTCTTCAACGGGATCCGCATTTTGAAAGAGTATGAACGGGCCGTGATTTTTCGTCTCGGTCGATATGTTAAAGAAGGGGCCTTCTATGGAGGGAACGGTCCCGGCCTGATTGTCCTCATCCCGATCATCGACAAGATGGAGCGGGTCAGCCTCCGAACGGTGACGATGGATGTCCCATCGCAGGATATCATCACCCGCGACAACGTGTCCGTCAAGGTGAATGCCGTCCTCTATTTTCGGGTGATCGCCCCGGAGAGGGCCATTCTGGAGGTGGAGAATTATCTCTATGCGACCTCGCAGATCTCTCAGACGACCCTCCGAAGTGTCCTTGGCCAGAGCCAGCTCGATGAGCTCCTCTCGAAACGGGAAGAGATCAACGTTCAGCTTCAGCAAATTATTGACCAGCAGACCGAGCCATGGGGGGTGAAGGTGACGGCGGTGGAAGTAAAGAATGTCGATCTTCCCCAAGAGATGCTCCGGGCGATCGCGCGGCAGGCGGAGGCCGAGCGGGAGCGGCGGGCGAAGGTGATCCATGCGGAAGGAGAATTCCAAGCGGCGCAGAAGCTCGCCGATGCGGCGCGGATCATCGGCACCGAGCCGGCGACCCTGCAGCTTCGGTATCTTCAGACCTTAACCGAAATTGCAGCGGAGAAGAACTCAACGATCCTTTTTCCCCTTCCGATCGACATGATCTCGGCCTTTCTCAAGAAGAGCTAA
- a CDS encoding nodulation protein NfeD → MRWSFRSIQFCQFCRFWVTLLFLFSLSVSAEAKPIYVITYEGMINPVSSELFTTAIAQAEQADAEALIIQLDTPGGLDTSMRDIIKAMIASEVPIIVYVAPSGGRAASAGVFITMAAHLAAMAPGTNIGAAHPVAMGGGQMDEEMKKKVENDAAAYIRSLSERRGRNAEWAEKAVRESVSITEQEAVKLKIVDLIAADLSDLIKKIDGQSVTTAQGKRLLSTAHAEVIQNPISLRLRLLKAISDPNVAYVLMLLGITGLIAELYSPGAVLPGVVGAISLILALYAFQTLPINYAGLLLILLAFILFIAEIKVQSFGVLGAGGVIALFFGSLMLINTDVPSLRISLQVIIPSVLITALFFLFIVQAAWRSQRRRPVTGAEGLIGAIGVAQTALSPSGMLQVHGELWKAESDEPVAAGEKAEVVKVDGLRLRVKKVKK, encoded by the coding sequence ATGAGATGGTCCTTCCGATCCATCCAATTTTGCCAATTTTGCCGATTTTGGGTCACCCTTCTTTTCCTCTTTTCCCTTTCTGTTTCAGCAGAAGCAAAACCGATCTATGTGATCACCTATGAAGGGATGATCAACCCCGTTTCATCCGAGCTCTTCACCACGGCGATTGCGCAGGCCGAGCAGGCAGACGCCGAGGCGCTGATCATCCAGCTCGACACGCCGGGCGGTCTCGATACTTCAATGCGGGATATCATCAAGGCGATGATCGCTTCAGAGGTTCCAATCATCGTTTATGTCGCGCCGAGCGGCGGCCGGGCCGCCTCGGCCGGGGTCTTCATCACGATGGCGGCTCACTTGGCGGCGATGGCCCCCGGCACCAACATCGGCGCGGCCCACCCCGTTGCGATGGGCGGGGGACAGATGGATGAAGAGATGAAGAAGAAGGTGGAGAACGACGCGGCGGCCTATATCCGGTCGCTGTCGGAGCGGCGAGGAAGGAATGCCGAATGGGCCGAAAAAGCGGTCCGGGAGTCGGTCTCGATCACGGAGCAAGAGGCGGTCAAGTTGAAGATCGTCGATTTGATCGCGGCCGACCTTTCCGATTTGATCAAGAAGATAGATGGGCAGTCGGTGACAACCGCCCAAGGGAAGCGGCTGCTGTCGACCGCCCACGCCGAGGTGATCCAGAATCCGATCAGCCTTCGACTGCGACTGCTCAAGGCGATCTCCGATCCGAATGTCGCCTATGTCTTGATGCTCCTCGGAATCACCGGTCTGATCGCCGAGCTCTACAGTCCGGGGGCGGTTCTTCCCGGCGTGGTCGGGGCGATTTCATTGATCCTCGCCCTCTATGCCTTTCAGACGTTGCCGATCAACTACGCCGGGCTCCTCTTAATTCTCCTGGCGTTCATCCTCTTTATCGCGGAGATCAAGGTTCAAAGTTTTGGCGTCCTCGGCGCCGGCGGGGTGATCGCATTGTTCTTCGGCTCATTGATGTTGATCAACACCGACGTCCCCTCGCTTCGGATTTCACTGCAGGTGATCATCCCTTCGGTGTTGATCACCGCCCTCTTTTTCCTTTTCATCGTGCAGGCGGCTTGGCGCTCTCAACGCCGCCGGCCGGTGACCGGCGCGGAGGGGCTGATCGGAGCGATCGGCGTGGCGCAGACCGCTCTCTCCCCGAGCGGGATGCTCCAGGTTCATGGAGAGCTCTGGAAGGCCGAGAGCGACGAGCCGGTTGCGGCGGGAGAAAAAGCCGAAGTGGTCAAGGTCGATGGGTTACGATTACGTGTGAAGAAAGTTAAAAAGTAG
- a CDS encoding 50S ribosomal protein L9: MKIILKEDVEKLGRMGDLVNVADGYARNFLLPRNLGAVATTRNISTVEHQKRVISDRVKKEKTAAEEEAKKIGALSVSIPAQVGEEGKLFGSVTSKDIADAVAAQGVEIDKRKIVLDKPIKEVGTFTVLVKVHHDVTAEIKVEVVKAEEPQAEETK; encoded by the coding sequence ATGAAGATTATTTTAAAGGAAGATGTCGAGAAGCTCGGGCGGATGGGCGATTTGGTCAACGTGGCGGACGGATATGCCCGCAACTTTCTGCTCCCGCGAAATTTGGGGGCGGTGGCGACGACGCGGAATATCAGCACCGTCGAGCATCAAAAGAGGGTCATCTCGGACCGGGTAAAGAAGGAGAAGACGGCGGCGGAAGAAGAGGCGAAAAAGATCGGCGCCCTCTCCGTCTCGATCCCGGCTCAGGTCGGAGAAGAAGGAAAGCTCTTCGGCTCGGTGACATCCAAAGACATCGCCGATGCGGTGGCCGCCCAGGGGGTAGAGATCGATAAGAGAAAGATCGTCCTCGACAAGCCGATCAAAGAGGTCGGGACGTTTACCGTTTTGGTCAAGGTCCATCACGACGTGACGGCCGAGATCAAAGTGGAGGTTGTGAAGGCGGAAGAGCCGCAGGCGGAAGAGACGAAGTAG
- a CDS encoding 7-cyano-7-deazaguanine synthase — MKKESGKTGKVLVLVSGGIDSAVLVSELSGQYESVIPFYIRNGFTWEKVELHWLRRYLKKIASKAIAPLKVIDLPLRDVYPSHWSLTGKKIPSFDSEDAAVYLPGRNIILLAKAAVYAALQGVEFIASGILKGNPFPDSTPLFFRTLETALSEGLHSPLTVITPYAQLSKREVLERGRTLPLSLTFSCISPKGLAHCGKCNKCAERMRAFQAAGLSDPTKYRSVSRLKGKSHV; from the coding sequence GTGAAAAAAGAGAGCGGGAAAACCGGAAAGGTGCTTGTGCTGGTCAGCGGCGGGATCGACAGCGCCGTGCTTGTGTCGGAATTGTCGGGTCAATATGAATCGGTGATCCCCTTTTACATCCGGAACGGATTCACCTGGGAAAAAGTGGAGCTTCATTGGCTCCGGCGGTATCTGAAAAAGATCGCCTCCAAGGCGATCGCCCCGTTGAAGGTGATCGATCTTCCGCTTCGGGATGTTTATCCCTCCCATTGGAGCCTCACCGGAAAAAAGATCCCGAGTTTTGATTCCGAGGACGCGGCGGTCTATCTTCCCGGAAGAAACATCATCCTCCTCGCGAAAGCCGCCGTCTATGCCGCGCTCCAGGGGGTGGAGTTCATCGCCTCGGGCATCCTCAAGGGGAATCCCTTTCCCGACAGCACCCCTCTTTTTTTTAGGACCTTGGAAACGGCCTTGTCGGAGGGGCTTCATTCCCCCCTGACGGTGATCACCCCTTATGCGCAGCTCTCCAAGCGGGAGGTGTTGGAGCGGGGGCGCACCCTTCCCCTTTCACTCACCTTCTCCTGCATCTCTCCGAAGGGCCTTGCGCATTGCGGAAAATGTAACAAGTGTGCGGAGCGGATGCGCGCCTTTCAGGCCGCCGGCCTTTCCGATCCGACAAAATATCGGTCGGTTTCCCGGTTGAAAGGAAAGAGTCATGTCTGA
- a CDS encoding SDR family oxidoreductase, translating into MNLQGKTAMVTGAGRRVGRSIALALAARGAQVAIHYNRSKKEAESVVQEIERQGGRAHPVQGDLVRPSDCRRIVQETVAFFGRLDVLVNNAAVFFKTPLFEVTEEAWDITLDSNLKGSFFCAQAAAKAMQAEGGKIINFADWSGFRPYLDYLPYCISKAGVIALTKGLAKTLAPKIEVNAIAPGPILLPEDLDSAEREEVFRGTPLKKTGSPQDIVNAILFLIEGTDFMTGETIVIDGGRLIA; encoded by the coding sequence ATGAACCTACAGGGCAAAACGGCGATGGTCACCGGCGCCGGCCGACGGGTCGGCCGATCGATCGCGCTCGCCCTCGCGGCGCGGGGGGCGCAGGTCGCCATCCATTATAATCGCTCTAAAAAAGAGGCCGAGTCGGTTGTGCAGGAGATCGAGCGGCAGGGAGGGCGCGCCCACCCGGTTCAGGGAGACCTCGTCCGGCCGAGCGACTGTCGTCGAATCGTTCAGGAGACGGTCGCATTTTTCGGCCGCCTTGATGTGCTCGTCAACAATGCCGCGGTTTTCTTTAAGACGCCGCTCTTTGAGGTGACCGAGGAGGCGTGGGATATCACGCTCGACAGCAATTTGAAGGGAAGCTTCTTCTGCGCCCAGGCGGCCGCAAAGGCGATGCAGGCAGAGGGGGGAAAGATCATCAATTTCGCCGACTGGTCCGGCTTTCGCCCCTATCTCGACTATCTCCCCTACTGTATTTCCAAGGCCGGCGTGATCGCCCTAACAAAAGGCTTGGCAAAGACCCTCGCCCCGAAGATTGAGGTGAACGCCATCGCGCCCGGCCCAATCCTCCTTCCCGAAGATCTCGATTCGGCGGAACGAGAAGAAGTCTTTCGGGGAACACCCCTAAAAAAGACCGGCTCCCCACAGGATATCGTGAATGCCATTCTTTTTTTAATTGAAGGAACCGACTTCATGACCGGTGAGACGATCGTGATCGACGGCGGACGGTTGATTGCCTGA
- a CDS encoding 6-carboxytetrahydropterin synthase: MYKVTREIHFCYGHRLLNYSGKCRHLHGHNGKVEIELYAEKLNELGMVRDFEEIKQVVQVWIDDNLDHNMILCRRDPLIPALEAGKERYYLIDENPTAEAISKLIYDYAISQKLPVSEVRLWETPKSFASYSE; encoded by the coding sequence ATGTATAAGGTTACCCGCGAAATCCACTTCTGCTACGGCCACCGTCTTTTAAATTACAGCGGCAAGTGCCGCCATCTCCACGGCCACAATGGAAAAGTCGAAATCGAGCTCTATGCGGAGAAGCTAAACGAACTCGGAATGGTCCGCGACTTCGAGGAGATCAAGCAGGTCGTCCAGGTCTGGATCGACGACAACCTTGACCACAACATGATCCTCTGCCGCCGCGACCCGCTGATCCCCGCGCTGGAAGCGGGGAAAGAAAGGTACTACCTCATCGACGAAAATCCGACCGCCGAAGCGATCTCGAAGCTGATTTATGATTATGCCATCTCCCAAAAGCTGCCGGTCTCCGAGGTGCGTCTCTGGGAGACGCCGAAGTCGTTTGCGAGCTATAGCGAATAG
- a CDS encoding GNAT family N-acetyltransferase → MIRIATSDGEIAACYPVMRELRPHVGEDVFLARVRAQEWSGYRLAYIEKGDDPVAVAGFRFSENLAYGRFLYVDDLVTRSTDRSHGYGATLLSWLVALAEKEGCAQLHLDSGVQRKEAHRFYEREGMERSSYHFRKMIISDPLA, encoded by the coding sequence ATGATTAGAATCGCAACGTCAGATGGAGAGATTGCGGCCTGCTATCCGGTGATGCGTGAGTTACGGCCGCATGTCGGTGAGGATGTTTTTCTCGCACGGGTCAGGGCGCAGGAGTGGTCGGGGTATCGGCTTGCTTATATTGAGAAAGGGGACGACCCCGTCGCTGTGGCGGGGTTTCGGTTTTCGGAGAATCTTGCCTATGGACGGTTTCTTTATGTCGATGATCTCGTCACCCGATCAACCGACCGCTCTCACGGATACGGAGCGACGCTTCTCTCCTGGCTCGTTGCGTTGGCGGAGAAGGAGGGCTGCGCGCAGCTCCACCTTGATTCCGGGGTGCAAAGAAAGGAGGCCCATCGTTTTTATGAACGAGAGGGGATGGAGCGGAGCAGTTACCATTTCCGCAAAATGATCATCTCCGACCCGCTGGCATAA
- a CDS encoding phospholipase codes for MNPSALPRRPGPRPRTTDTHPHSQVDQHPPTPIVDSLCTRLFTLPGVVEGPSMVSVPGARALWLRPEEARGPREAFMVSTEFAHVHPLPDGSLHLALPPDLADEVIRQGWGEQHPIAKQGLIPANVCMVYAPRDEDEIEVLAGLVESTLHFARGK; via the coding sequence ATGAATCCAAGCGCACTTCCCCGGCGTCCCGGTCCACGACCGCGCACCACAGACACCCATCCACACTCCCAGGTCGATCAACATCCTCCCACACCCATCGTTGACAGTCTCTGTACGCGCCTTTTCACATTGCCTGGCGTCGTCGAGGGGCCATCCATGGTCTCGGTTCCAGGCGCCCGCGCGCTCTGGCTCCGTCCGGAGGAGGCGCGCGGGCCGCGCGAGGCGTTTATGGTCTCGACGGAGTTCGCCCACGTCCATCCGTTGCCGGACGGCAGCCTCCACCTGGCGCTTCCGCCCGACCTGGCCGACGAGGTGATCCGGCAAGGGTGGGGAGAACAGCACCCGATCGCAAAACAGGGGCTGATCCCGGCGAATGTCTGCATGGTCTATGCGCCGAGGGACGAGGATGAAATCGAGGTCTTGGCCGGGTTGGTTGAATCAACGCTCCATTTTGCGAGGGGAAAGTAA
- a CDS encoding zinc ribbon domain-containing protein, translating into MECPACKVRNGNHRSFCWKCRFPMALHCPHCGSANKTGTALCGGCGKNLLDQSHPVLAPRNPLPYPP; encoded by the coding sequence ATGGAATGTCCCGCATGCAAGGTCCGGAATGGAAATCATCGCTCGTTTTGCTGGAAATGCCGGTTTCCGATGGCGCTTCACTGTCCCCACTGCGGATCGGCCAATAAAACGGGAACTGCGCTTTGCGGGGGGTGCGGGAAAAACCTTCTGGATCAATCGCACCCGGTCCTCGCCCCCCGGAACCCGCTTCCCTATCCTCCCTGA
- a CDS encoding peptide chain release factor-like protein produces MGNMRKRPYATDLRTLERETEVAFYKSSGPGGQKKNKTESSVRLHHTPSGLIIIATEQRSQAQNRVLAFRRLQRKLVDLNRVPKPRIKMQISQESKARMVEAKKKLAEKKRLRQANEPLAEMM; encoded by the coding sequence ATGGGAAACATGAGAAAAAGACCCTATGCGACCGATTTAAGGACCCTGGAGCGGGAGACCGAGGTCGCATTCTATAAGAGCAGCGGTCCAGGCGGCCAAAAGAAGAACAAGACGGAGAGTTCCGTCCGCCTGCACCACACCCCCTCCGGCCTCATCATCATCGCGACCGAGCAGCGCTCCCAGGCTCAAAATCGCGTCTTGGCCTTCCGGCGTCTACAACGAAAACTGGTCGACTTAAATCGCGTTCCGAAGCCGAGGATCAAGATGCAGATTTCTCAAGAATCGAAGGCGCGGATGGTCGAGGCCAAGAAAAAGCTCGCCGAGAAGAAACGCCTTCGACAAGCCAACGAGCCCCTCGCTGAAATGATGTAA
- a CDS encoding dCTP deaminase, which translates to MIKSDRWIRRMAKEHGMIQPYEEKQVRAGGISYGVSSYGYDIRIANEFKIFTNINNTIVDPKQFDTKSFVDFKGDVCVIPPNSFALGKSVEFFRIPRNVMTICVGKSTYARCGIITNVTPFEPEWEGFVTLEISNTTPLPAKIYANEGIAQVLFFESDEPCEISYADKKGKYQSQVGITLPKI; encoded by the coding sequence ATGATCAAGAGCGATCGGTGGATTCGGCGGATGGCGAAAGAGCACGGGATGATTCAGCCCTACGAGGAAAAACAGGTTCGGGCCGGTGGAATCTCCTACGGTGTTTCCTCCTACGGATACGACATTCGGATCGCCAATGAATTTAAGATTTTCACCAATATCAACAACACGATCGTCGATCCGAAGCAGTTTGACACGAAGTCGTTTGTCGACTTCAAGGGGGATGTCTGCGTCATCCCGCCGAACTCCTTCGCGTTGGGGAAGAGCGTCGAGTTCTTCCGCATTCCGCGAAACGTCATGACCATCTGTGTGGGGAAATCGACCTACGCCCGCTGCGGCATCATCACCAATGTCACGCCGTTCGAGCCGGAATGGGAAGGGTTCGTCACACTGGAGATCTCCAACACCACGCCGCTGCCGGCGAAGATTTATGCGAATGAAGGGATTGCCCAGGTCCTCTTCTTCGAATCGGACGAGCCGTGCGAGATTTCCTATGCCGACAAGAAGGGGAAGTACCAATCCCAGGTAGGGATCACACTTCCCAAGATTTAA
- a CDS encoding KamA family radical SAM protein, whose product MEQWQKDIKESIDDVETLEKVLGVPAEEVRQVVEQYPMRITPHVFKLIREKGDSIWKQVVPTAEEDHPDAACDSEDPLHEEKDSPVPNLVHRYPDRVLLVITNQCPIYCRFCTRKRFVGSPGTITPENLKQVVDYISAHTEIRDIILSGGDPLMVVDLLLERVLKALRAIPHLEIIRIGSRVPGTLPSRITENLCNMLKKYHPLYMNLHFNHPDEITPEVAKACGMLADAGIPLGSQTVLLDGVNDDPEVMKRLMQKLLAIRVKPYYIYQADLVKGTHHFRTRVEKGLKIISALRGHTSGMAVPHYVIDAPGGGGKVAILPQDTLLYLDDDQAIVKNYEEKTFNYPQPNAPKEVGKNAASFWVVPHDTD is encoded by the coding sequence GTGGAACAGTGGCAGAAAGATATCAAAGAAAGCATCGATGATGTTGAAACATTAGAGAAAGTGTTGGGCGTTCCCGCGGAAGAGGTCCGTCAAGTGGTCGAGCAATATCCGATGCGGATCACCCCGCACGTTTTTAAATTGATCCGAGAGAAGGGGGATTCGATCTGGAAGCAGGTCGTCCCGACCGCCGAGGAAGATCACCCCGACGCCGCCTGCGACTCCGAAGATCCGCTGCATGAGGAGAAAGACAGCCCGGTGCCGAACCTGGTCCATCGTTACCCCGATCGGGTGTTGCTGGTGATCACAAACCAGTGCCCGATCTACTGCCGGTTTTGCACCCGAAAGCGCTTCGTCGGATCGCCCGGGACGATTACCCCGGAGAATTTAAAGCAGGTGGTCGATTATATCTCGGCCCACACGGAGATCCGCGACATTATCCTCTCCGGCGGCGATCCGCTGATGGTCGTCGACCTGCTCCTGGAGCGGGTGTTAAAGGCGCTCCGCGCAATTCCGCACCTGGAGATCATCCGGATCGGCAGCCGCGTGCCGGGAACCCTTCCCTCCCGGATCACCGAGAACCTCTGCAACATGCTCAAGAAGTACCACCCGCTCTATATGAATTTGCACTTCAATCACCCCGATGAGATTACCCCCGAGGTGGCCAAGGCGTGCGGGATGCTTGCCGATGCGGGGATCCCGCTCGGAAGCCAGACCGTCCTGCTCGACGGGGTGAACGACGATCCGGAGGTGATGAAGCGGCTGATGCAGAAGCTCCTTGCGATTCGGGTGAAGCCGTATTACATCTACCAGGCCGATCTGGTCAAAGGAACCCACCATTTCCGGACCCGGGTTGAAAAGGGATTGAAGATCATCTCCGCCCTGCGCGGTCATACCTCCGGCATGGCGGTGCCCCACTACGTCATTGACGCCCCCGGCGGCGGCGGAAAGGTCGCGATCCTACCGCAGGACACCCTCCTCTACCTTGACGACGACCAGGCCATTGTAAAGAACTACGAGGAGAAGACCTTTAACTACCCGCAGCCGAACGCCCCGAAAGAGGTCGGGAAAAATGCCGCCTCGTTTTGGGTTGTTCCGCACGACACCGATTAG
- a CDS encoding glutathione S-transferase N-terminal domain-containing protein translates to MKLYNLESCPYCKMVRDKLEDLELEYEKVEVPSHRSSRKEVFEVSGQYLVPVLVDQGVILDDEDEIIAYLDEKYGQRS, encoded by the coding sequence ATGAAGCTTTATAATTTGGAATCGTGTCCTTACTGCAAAATGGTGAGAGATAAGTTAGAAGATCTTGAACTGGAATATGAAAAGGTCGAGGTTCCATCCCATCGGTCTAGTCGGAAAGAGGTCTTCGAGGTATCGGGCCAATATTTGGTCCCGGTGCTGGTCGACCAGGGAGTCATTCTGGATGATGAAGATGAGATTATCGCTTACCTCGACGAGAAGTACGGACAGCGGTCCTGA
- a CDS encoding glycerophosphodiester phosphodiesterase, whose amino-acid sequence MKKKILIWAHRGASGHAPENTLASFEKAMAMGADGIECDLRESREGELVVFHDPTIKRLTRQAGRVVDLSLSELKQLDIGTWFAPDFAGQTVVTAKELIAKIPPPFLLNLEIKAAAPQKIVDLVRGTGMADRVVVSSFDHTLLKKLRTLHPTLPIGYLIDREPLKKILQEARRLEAVSLHLPSKRMSPELIEQAHQAGFKVYVYTVNDPDQMRYFIEIGIDGLFTNYPDRLAGLLSKTMGIPEPSS is encoded by the coding sequence GTGAAAAAAAAGATCCTCATTTGGGCCCACCGGGGTGCATCGGGGCATGCGCCGGAGAACACCCTCGCTTCGTTTGAAAAGGCGATGGCGATGGGGGCGGACGGAATCGAGTGTGATCTGCGGGAGAGCCGGGAAGGAGAGTTGGTCGTTTTTCACGATCCGACGATCAAACGGTTAACGCGACAGGCTGGCCGGGTCGTCGATCTGTCGCTTTCCGAGTTGAAGCAATTGGATATCGGAACGTGGTTTGCCCCCGACTTCGCCGGACAGACGGTCGTCACCGCGAAGGAGCTGATTGCCAAGATCCCCCCTCCTTTTCTCCTGAACCTTGAAATCAAGGCGGCGGCGCCTCAGAAAATCGTCGATTTGGTTCGAGGGACGGGGATGGCCGACCGGGTGGTTGTCTCGTCGTTTGACCATACCCTCCTCAAGAAACTCCGTACGCTTCACCCCACCCTTCCGATCGGCTACTTGATCGACCGCGAACCCTTAAAGAAGATCTTGCAGGAGGCGCGGCGACTTGAAGCGGTCTCCCTCCATCTTCCTTCCAAGCGTATGAGCCCGGAGCTGATCGAGCAGGCGCACCAGGCGGGATTCAAGGTTTATGTTTACACGGTAAACGACCCCGATCAAATGAGATATTTCATAGAGATCGGAATCGATGGTCTGTTTACGAACTATCCCGATCGGTTAGCCGGCTTACTAAGTAAAACAATGGGTATTCCGGAGCCCTCTTCCTAA
- a CDS encoding DNA recombination protein RmuC: protein MEMALLALLGIVVVLLLVLIARSFKAPSQDGGLFLMQQQVDQLRQQLSEALAANTGLVQQQLSQITTQVNNQLQSVNQQLTSATGQIGSRLDNAARVVGEVKQNLGELTKATQQVYEVGKNISSLQEILRAPKLRGSLGELFLGELLSQVLPPTHFILQHRFKSNEAVDAVIILGPALVSVDSKFPLENFKKMIETSVEEEKKSHRKRFLTDVKKHIDSIAGKYILPDEGTYDFALMYIPAENVYYETIIKDEAFGDEKSLCSYALTKRVIPVSPNSFYAYLQAIVLGFRGLRIEKSAQEIHQRLQRLSGDFFKFKEDFDVIGKHLSNTRGRYEEASKKLDRFGDRLITIDHEAAEPKVALPKEELARPALFD from the coding sequence ATGGAAATGGCACTTCTCGCTCTGCTTGGAATTGTGGTCGTCCTTCTGCTCGTTCTGATTGCCCGCTCGTTCAAAGCCCCTTCACAAGACGGCGGGCTGTTCCTGATGCAGCAGCAGGTCGACCAACTCCGCCAGCAACTCTCCGAAGCGCTCGCCGCCAACACCGGCCTGGTGCAGCAGCAGCTCTCACAGATCACCACCCAGGTCAACAACCAGCTTCAATCGGTCAATCAGCAGCTCACCTCCGCAACGGGCCAGATCGGCTCCCGTCTCGATAACGCCGCGCGCGTCGTCGGAGAGGTCAAACAAAATCTCGGAGAGCTCACGAAGGCGACGCAGCAGGTGTATGAGGTCGGGAAAAATATCTCCTCGCTCCAAGAGATTCTCCGGGCCCCCAAGCTGCGCGGCAGCCTCGGCGAGCTCTTCCTCGGCGAATTGCTCTCGCAGGTTCTTCCGCCGACCCATTTCATTCTGCAACACCGATTCAAGAGCAACGAAGCGGTCGACGCGGTCATCATCCTCGGCCCGGCGCTGGTCTCCGTGGACTCCAAGTTCCCCCTTGAAAATTTTAAGAAGATGATCGAGACAAGCGTGGAGGAAGAGAAGAAGAGCCACCGAAAGCGCTTTCTCACCGACGTGAAAAAGCATATTGACTCGATTGCCGGAAAGTATATCTTGCCGGATGAGGGAACCTACGACTTCGCGCTGATGTATATCCCCGCCGAAAATGTCTACTATGAGACGATCATCAAGGATGAGGCGTTTGGAGACGAGAAAAGCCTTTGCAGCTATGCCCTCACGAAGCGGGTGATCCCGGTCTCCCCCAATTCATTTTATGCCTATCTGCAGGCGATCGTCCTCGGCTTCCGGGGACTGCGGATCGAGAAATCGGCGCAGGAGATTCACCAGCGGCTCCAGCGGCTGTCGGGAGACTTCTTCAAGTTCAAGGAAGATTTCGACGTCATCGGAAAGCACCTCTCGAACACACGCGGCCGGTATGAGGAAGCCTCGAAGAAACTCGATCGGTTCGGCGACCGGCTGATCACGATTGATCATGAAGCTGCAGAGCCGAAGGTCGCTCTTCCCAAAGAAGAGCTGGCCCGGCCAGCCCTCTTCGATTAA
- a CDS encoding DUF3467 domain-containing protein gives MSNGQPTQPPVQVQVEIDDAVAQGIYTNLALLTHSETEFVIDFIYIQPQAPKAKVRARIITSPAHAKRFLAALQENIQRYEQRFGTIKSAGGEPDKNTPYQGLYL, from the coding sequence ATGTCGAACGGACAACCCACCCAGCCCCCCGTGCAGGTCCAGGTTGAAATTGACGACGCCGTCGCGCAAGGGATCTATACCAACCTCGCGCTCTTAACACACAGCGAGACCGAGTTCGTCATCGACTTCATCTACATCCAGCCCCAAGCGCCGAAAGCCAAGGTGCGGGCGCGGATCATTACCAGCCCCGCCCATGCCAAACGGTTTCTCGCCGCGCTTCAAGAGAACATCCAGCGGTATGAGCAGCGCTTCGGTACGATTAAGAGCGCCGGCGGCGAGCCGGACAAGAATACCCCCTATCAAGGCCTCTATCTTTGA